A region of the Thermoanaerobaculia bacterium genome:
GTACGCCTTCACCGCCGGCCGACGACCCGCATCCCGCCGGGCTCGCGCCTCGCCGCGTCTCGGCGTCGGCACAACGGACACAGTCTTTTCGTAGGAGAACGCGGGCTGACGCGGCGATGCATCGAGCCGGGCGGGCGCGTGCCGCCGTCCGGCGGCTCGACGCCCTCTCGCTGGCCGTCCCTCTCGGGGACCCCCGGGCCGCTCACTTCGCCGCGATCGGTTCCCTGAAGAACTCTTTCATCACCGAGGCGCGGCGGGCGCGGGCGTTGCCGACCGGGCCGACTCCGAGGATCGCCTCGATCGTCCGGAACAGGTCGTAATGGTCATAGCGCTTCTTGATCTCGCCGTGCGCGGTGTGGGGCGAGAGCATCAGGATGCCGATCGCGGCCTGTCCGCGCCCTTCCGGTTCGTCCCACGTGATCATCACGACGCCGTCCCGGTACGCTTCCGACTTCCGAATCTCCGGCAGGATCTCCCTGAGCCAGTCGTCGCCCTGGCGGATCCGGCTCTTCCGGATCCAAGGGCCCGCGGCGCGCTGGTTGTGCATGTCGTGGTACAGGTCGGGGGTGATGAATGCGTAGGCCGGGGTGCTCTTCTCGCTCTTCAGGTCCTCGAAGAGCCGGGACAGCGGCTTGACGTGATCGGCGCAGTATTTCCGGTCGTGCGTGACGTCGGTGAAGTACATCACCGGGTTGTGGCGCACCGCGTAGAGTCCGTGGTTCGCGGTCGGGCAGGGATGGATCTCGATGTGTTCCTGGTACGAGCGCCATGCGCGCGGCGGCTGGGCATGATCGAGGAGCCACGCGAGATGGTCGTGGGTCGTCTGGCTGTTGTCCTCGGGATCGCGGTCGTTCCGGATGCCGAACGTGTCTCCCGCCTCGAGGACGAGGTAGTTCGGCTCGCTCGGATGCGTCACGCCGACGTAATCGCTTCCCCACGCGACCTCGGGATCGGAGAGGAGGCCGTTGAGGAACGGGGCCTCGTGCTTGTTTCCGTAGATCGCGGACCAGTCGTGG
Encoded here:
- a CDS encoding alkaline phosphatase family protein, which produces MKKRGPSTTSRDRVARSALLALIAAALVAAAPESRPTATTTTVTTTTGSAGTTVTTTTTVAAEPPIRHVFLIVMENHDWSAIYGNKHEAPFLNGLLSDPEVAWGSDYVGVTHPSEPNYLVLEAGDTFGIRNDRDPEDNSQTTHDHLAWLLDHAQPPRAWRSYQEHIEIHPCPTANHGLYAVRHNPVMYFTDVTHDRKYCADHVKPLSRLFEDLKSEKSTPAYAFITPDLYHDMHNQRAAGPWIRKSRIRQGDDWLREILPEIRKSEAYRDGVVMITWDEPEGRGQAAIGILMLSPHTAHGEIKKRYDHYDLFRTIEAILGVGPVGNARARRASVMKEFFREPIAAK